The following are encoded in a window of Candidatus Hinthialibacter antarcticus genomic DNA:
- a CDS encoding sugar phosphate isomerase/epimerase — protein sequence MTHTLKRRNFIQTGIVSAGAVALGANYALAAKPKRKLKLGFDNFSIRALNWDADQILDYANTLGVDCVLYSDLDVLKSHEDAYLKALKAKADQYGIQLYAGTGGVCPSSGRFIKKWGSADDHLSLLIRVAERLGSPVARCYLGSGQDRTEGGGIQHHIEVLAKTLQSVRTKALDAGVTFAVENHAGDMQSHELKQLIELAGKDFVGATLDSGNAAWTLEDPQTNLKILAPYAACSGIRDNSIWEYEDGAKVVWASPGDGDMDWDKYLATWLERCPDTPFVLEIINWIDNPREYAYLKPEFWKGYEDVPAEYFARFVAMAKKGKPYSHPADRPKGERSDALMQQQQKYDLERSLAFCNKLLAV from the coding sequence ATGACTCACACCCTGAAACGCCGGAATTTTATTCAAACTGGAATCGTCTCCGCAGGCGCAGTTGCATTGGGAGCCAATTATGCACTAGCGGCGAAACCCAAGCGCAAACTCAAACTCGGCTTCGATAACTTTTCCATTCGCGCCCTCAATTGGGACGCCGACCAGATATTGGATTACGCCAATACGTTGGGCGTCGATTGCGTGTTGTATTCTGACCTTGATGTTCTGAAAAGCCATGAAGACGCCTATCTCAAAGCGCTCAAGGCCAAAGCCGACCAATACGGCATCCAACTCTACGCCGGAACGGGCGGCGTTTGCCCCAGTTCAGGGCGGTTTATTAAAAAATGGGGCAGCGCAGATGATCATCTGTCTCTCTTAATTCGCGTTGCTGAGCGCTTAGGCTCTCCTGTCGCCCGTTGTTATCTAGGTTCAGGCCAGGACCGCACCGAAGGCGGCGGCATTCAACACCACATTGAGGTATTGGCAAAGACGTTGCAATCCGTCCGAACCAAGGCGCTGGACGCAGGCGTGACTTTTGCCGTCGAAAACCATGCGGGCGATATGCAATCGCACGAGCTGAAACAGTTGATTGAATTGGCGGGCAAGGACTTCGTCGGCGCGACGCTCGATTCAGGCAACGCCGCCTGGACGCTGGAAGACCCCCAAACTAATTTGAAAATTCTCGCGCCTTATGCGGCGTGTTCCGGCATCCGCGATAACTCCATCTGGGAATACGAAGACGGCGCCAAGGTCGTTTGGGCATCGCCCGGCGACGGTGATATGGATTGGGACAAATATCTTGCGACCTGGCTTGAACGATGTCCCGATACGCCGTTCGTGTTGGAAATTATCAATTGGATCGACAACCCCCGCGAATATGCTTATCTCAAGCCGGAATTCTGGAAAGGGTATGAGGATGTTCCTGCGGAATACTTCGCGCGTTTTGTGGCGATGGCGAAGAAGGGCAAACCCTATTCGCATCCAGCCGATAGACCCAAAGGCGAGCGCTCTGACGCCTTGATGCAGCAGCAGCAAAAATATGACCTGGAGCGCAGCCTTGCCTTCTGCAATAAACTCTTAGCAGTGTAA